DNA from Variovorax sp. PBL-H6:
TGCAGGCCCAGGGTCCCGCCATTCGCGGTGGCCGCCTTCTCGGTCGGGGACAGGTTGGGACTGACGTAGATCGAACCTTCGTCGTTGCTCTCGACAGGGAGCTTCGGTGTTTGTGCAAGGGCGGCCGCGCAGCAGGCGGCGAGGGCGAGCGATATCAGGAGGGGCTGGCGCATGAGAGGGGACAAGTCGTCTGGCAAACCGACGACCTTATCGAAGGCGGTCTGGCGGGACAAGCGTTCCGGCCATGACGTGATGATCCCGCCGCTGCAACGCGGCTTCGACGACACAGAAATGTTTTCACATGTGTTTGCGGCGGCCTAACCCTGCAGCTCGCTCTTGCGCTCGATGATGCGCGACACCAGGCCGTACTCGATGGCCTCGTGCGCCGACAGCCAGCGGTCGCGCTCGATGTCGATCATCACCGCCTCGAACGACTTGCCCGTCTCGCGCGCGATCGTCCTCGCGATGCGCTCGCGGGCCTTGAGGATCTCCTGCGCGTGGATCGCGATGTCGCTGGCCGGCCCGCCGGCGCCGCCGCTGGGCTGGTGGATGAGGAAGCGCGTGTTCGGCAGGCAGAAGCGCCGCTCGCGCGGCACGGCCAGGTACAGGTGCGTGGCTGCACTGCCGACCCAGCCGGTGCCGATCATGCGCACCGGTGCCGCGATGAAGCGCACCACGTCGTGGATCGTGTCGCCCGACTCGAGGTGCCCGCCCGGCGAGCTCACCAGGATGTCGATGGGTGCGTCGCTGTCGGCGTCGAGTGCGATCAGCCGGCGCGTCACGTCGCGGGCCGAGGTGTCGCTGATCGCGCCGAAGATCAGCAGCGTGCGCGACTTGAAGGCCTTTTCCTCGAGGTAGGAACTGCTGCGCGGCTCGCCGGTCGGGGTGTCCGGTGCGTCTTCGGGGGTTTCCATGTCGTATTGCTCCTTGGCTGGATGAGATGCCATGACGAAGAGGCAGCTTACCTCCGCACGGCATCGCGTGAACGCGGGATCGCGAGGG
Protein-coding regions in this window:
- a CDS encoding ATP-dependent Clp protease proteolytic subunit produces the protein MASHPAKEQYDMETPEDAPDTPTGEPRSSSYLEEKAFKSRTLLIFGAISDTSARDVTRRLIALDADSDAPIDILVSSPGGHLESGDTIHDVVRFIAAPVRMIGTGWVGSAATHLYLAVPRERRFCLPNTRFLIHQPSGGAGGPASDIAIHAQEILKARERIARTIARETGKSFEAVMIDIERDRWLSAHEAIEYGLVSRIIERKSELQG